In the genome of Quercus robur chromosome 3, dhQueRobu3.1, whole genome shotgun sequence, one region contains:
- the LOC126717285 gene encoding uncharacterized protein LOC126717285, whose protein sequence is MAIDLSRISLRPFKLTDVDDFMLWAGDDQVTRFLRWKTFTSKEEALTFINDVCIPHPWRRSICIDDRSIGFISIFPGSGDDRCRADMGYGIATKYWGQGITTKAVKTALSQVFKDLPNLVRLQSFVVVENIASQRVLEKAGFLKEGMLRKYTYLKGNLEDLFVYSFLATDSFPVVDP, encoded by the coding sequence ATGGCCATTGATCTATCAAGAATTTCTCTCCGTCCCTTTAAGCTAACAGACGTGGATGATTTCATGTTATGGGCAGGTGATGATCAAGTTACACGGTTCCTCCGATGGAAGACTTTTACATCTAAGGAGGAGGCTTTGACTTTCATCAATGATGTTTGCATACCCCATCCATGGCGTCGATCCATATGCATCGATGACCGTTCGATCGGCTTCATCTCCATTTTCCCAGGATCGGGTGATGACAGGTGTAGGGCTGATATGGGGTATGGTATAGCCACAAAGTACTGGGGCCAGGGAATAACTACCAAGGCAGTGAAGACTGCTCTCTCACAAGTGTTCAAGGACTTGCCTAATTTGGTAAGGTTGCAATCTTTTGTTGTTGTAGAGAATATAGCATCTCAAAGGGTCCTAGAAAAAGCTGGGTTCCTCAAGGAGGGTATGCTGAGGAAGTATACCTATCTTAAGGGGAATTTAGAGGACTTGTTTGTCTACAGCTTTTTAGCCACAGACTCCTTCCCAGTTGTTGACCCTTAG